Proteins from a genomic interval of Rhodococcoides fascians A25f:
- a CDS encoding VOC family protein produces MPRTGADAASLVVVKPRLAGIEIVVADMAAALAFYRVLGLDIPADADAEQHVEVDLGGVRLLFDLPSTITSFDPTWTPPSGGHRVALAFDCGSAAGVDAAWAAVTEAGYTGHLQPWDAFWGQRYAVVHDPDGTTVDLYANV; encoded by the coding sequence ATGCCGCGAACTGGGGCTGACGCGGCTAGCCTTGTCGTCGTGAAACCACGTCTGGCAGGAATCGAAATCGTCGTCGCCGATATGGCTGCCGCACTGGCGTTCTATCGCGTTCTGGGACTGGATATTCCGGCCGACGCCGATGCCGAGCAACATGTGGAGGTCGACCTCGGCGGCGTTCGACTGTTGTTCGATCTCCCGTCCACGATTACCTCCTTCGACCCGACGTGGACGCCGCCCAGCGGCGGTCATCGCGTTGCGCTCGCCTTCGATTGCGGTTCCGCCGCCGGAGTGGACGCGGCGTGGGCAGCGGTGACCGAGGCGGGGTACACCGGCCACCTGCAGCCGTGGGATGCGTTCTGGGGTCAGCGTTATGCCGTCGTGCACGATCCCGACGGCACCACCGTCGATCTGTACGCGAACGTCTGA
- a CDS encoding VOC family protein, whose protein sequence is MRINITSVFVDDQSKALTFYTDVLGFVVKHDVSMGGPDRWLTVVSPQDPEGTELLLEPSGHPATAPFKDALFADGIPFTQFAVDSVAAEYDRLIGLGVRFTQQPTEMGPVITAVFDDTCGNLIQIIAPAS, encoded by the coding sequence ATGAGAATCAACATCACCAGCGTCTTCGTCGACGATCAGAGCAAGGCGCTGACGTTCTACACCGACGTACTGGGCTTCGTCGTCAAACACGATGTATCCATGGGTGGACCCGATCGTTGGCTCACGGTCGTCTCACCGCAGGATCCGGAAGGTACCGAGCTGCTACTCGAGCCCAGTGGTCATCCCGCAACCGCGCCGTTCAAGGATGCGCTCTTCGCAGACGGCATCCCGTTCACGCAGTTCGCGGTGGACAGTGTTGCAGCAGAATACGATCGGCTCATCGGCCTCGGCGTTCGGTTCACTCAGCAGCCCACCGAGATGGGCCCGGTGATCACTGCGGTGTTCGACGACACCTGTGGAAACCTGATTCAGATCATCGCTCCGGCGAGCTGA
- a CDS encoding mycothiol transferase translates to MAKLTTFPEPNSALSDPADLFREYLRFYRGELVRRITAQSDDSLTTTTVPSEWTPLQMLTHLVHMEQRWFVWGFLGRAVDAPWGDEKDGSWHVPAEVDAETLLTRLDDGARLTEEVLSTHRMDELATLGGRFTDEQPTLIWICFHVLQEYARHLGHLDVAVELAGGPRGEGPA, encoded by the coding sequence ATGGCCAAGCTGACGACGTTTCCCGAACCGAACTCCGCCCTGTCCGATCCCGCCGACCTGTTTCGCGAGTACCTACGCTTCTATCGCGGCGAGTTGGTTCGGCGAATCACTGCCCAGAGCGACGATTCCCTGACCACCACAACCGTTCCCTCGGAGTGGACCCCGCTGCAGATGTTGACCCATCTGGTGCACATGGAGCAGCGCTGGTTCGTCTGGGGGTTTCTCGGCAGGGCGGTCGACGCGCCGTGGGGTGACGAGAAGGACGGCTCCTGGCATGTGCCGGCCGAGGTGGACGCCGAGACCCTCCTGACCAGGCTCGACGACGGTGCCAGGCTCACCGAAGAAGTATTGAGCACACACCGGATGGACGAATTGGCCACGCTCGGTGGAAGATTCACCGATGAGCAGCCGACTCTGATCTGGATCTGCTTCCATGTACTCCAGGAATACGCCCGTCATCTCGGCCACCTCGACGTCGCTGTCGAACTGGCCGGCGGGCCGAGAGGTGAGGGACCGGCATGA
- a CDS encoding PLD nuclease N-terminal domain-containing protein, with protein sequence MPYLGLLIMLMAIFCLIDVITADDSGIRHLPKMVWLLLVIVLPLAGSIAWLVVGRPEGGGIWGGSGAPRTASAYPEYDAKPGRAVAQSQESDEEFLRRCRARAEEQRRIAREQRKSE encoded by the coding sequence GTGCCGTACCTCGGCCTGTTGATCATGCTGATGGCCATCTTCTGTCTGATCGACGTCATCACCGCCGATGACTCCGGCATCCGCCACCTCCCGAAAATGGTGTGGCTACTACTCGTCATCGTCCTGCCGTTGGCCGGCTCCATCGCATGGCTCGTCGTGGGAAGACCCGAAGGCGGCGGCATCTGGGGTGGCAGCGGTGCACCGCGCACCGCGTCGGCATACCCCGAGTACGACGCCAAACCCGGCCGGGCCGTCGCCCAGTCGCAGGAAAGCGACGAGGAGTTCCTCCGCCGCTGCCGCGCCCGCGCCGAGGAACAGCGTCGCATCGCCCGCGAACAGCGCAAGAGCGAATGA